A genome region from Wielerella bovis includes the following:
- the ftsW gene encoding putative lipid II flippase FtsW: MKSFIQPRTPNYYARNKQSSTFLERLLDRNLLKNGDTYDKTFVWLLLCLLCFGLVMVYSASGAQAGLHKFDNRAYFLIKQAQFALLGLTCSLIFMRVPLWRWQRWTKYLLGLTLFVLIFLPFVGEEVNGARRWLNTPFGFKVQPSEIFKLVTIMYMADFFKRRVDVLHDFRRVVMVGIPIAAGAAFVLLTRDLGSMMVILGIFLCLLFLANMPMKWFWSAVGVSIATVGLVIVSSEFRMRRISVMWQPWKDPTGTGYQGLGSLLSMERGGLFGEGLGNAIFKRGFLPEAHTDFILAVIGEELGLITVASLVFVYVWIIWRAFSIGKQARDLELHFNSFIAVGIGVWVAAQSFINIGVNISLLPNKGLTLPLVSYGGSSLVIMLVAFTMLLRVDYENRRVLRGFCVTDPREKMKKDEKNE, from the coding sequence ATGAAATCATTTATTCAACCTCGTACCCCTAACTATTATGCCCGCAATAAGCAATCTTCCACGTTTTTGGAGCGATTGTTAGACCGTAACTTATTGAAAAATGGTGATACTTACGACAAAACATTTGTTTGGTTGTTGCTGTGTTTGCTGTGTTTTGGTTTGGTGATGGTGTATTCAGCATCGGGTGCACAGGCAGGGTTGCATAAATTTGATAATCGCGCTTACTTTTTGATTAAACAAGCCCAATTTGCCTTATTGGGTTTAACCTGTTCGCTGATTTTTATGCGCGTTCCCTTGTGGCGATGGCAGCGATGGACAAAATATTTGCTTGGCTTAACCTTGTTTGTCTTGATATTTTTGCCCTTTGTCGGAGAAGAAGTCAATGGCGCACGGCGTTGGCTCAACACGCCATTTGGTTTTAAAGTGCAGCCCAGCGAAATTTTCAAGTTGGTCACCATTATGTATATGGCGGATTTCTTTAAACGCCGCGTAGATGTGTTGCACGATTTTCGCCGCGTGGTGATGGTTGGTATCCCGATTGCCGCAGGTGCCGCGTTTGTGTTATTAACGCGCGACTTGGGTTCCATGATGGTGATTTTGGGCATATTTTTGTGCTTGCTGTTTTTGGCAAATATGCCGATGAAATGGTTTTGGAGTGCGGTGGGTGTATCGATTGCAACGGTGGGTTTGGTTATTGTGTCGTCTGAATTCCGTATGCGCCGTATCAGTGTGATGTGGCAGCCATGGAAAGACCCAACAGGTACAGGTTATCAAGGTTTAGGTTCGTTGTTGTCTATGGAACGCGGTGGTTTATTTGGCGAAGGTTTGGGCAATGCAATTTTCAAACGCGGTTTTCTACCCGAAGCGCATACCGATTTTATTTTGGCGGTAATTGGCGAAGAGCTTGGATTGATAACAGTTGCTTCATTGGTATTTGTCTATGTTTGGATTATTTGGCGTGCATTTTCCATTGGTAAACAAGCGCGAGATTTGGAATTACATTTCAATTCATTTATTGCGGTTGGGATTGGCGTTTGGGTGGCAGCGCAGAGTTTCATCAACATTGGTGTGAATATTAGTTTATTGCCAAATAAGGGTTTAACGCTGCCATTGGTGTCGTATGGTGGCTCATCATTGGTGATTATGTTGGTGGCATTTACCATGTTGTTGCGTGTAGATTACGAAAATCGCCGCGTGTTGCGTGGTTTCTGCGTAACCGACCCGCGTGAAAAAATGAAGAAAGATGAAAAAAATGAGTGA
- a CDS encoding efflux transporter outer membrane subunit → MKAYIMTMFKHTITAISISIALSACNLAPKYEQPNIELPSTTFKYDVQQTEMESIQAASLGWKDYFADPRLHALIELAIQNNTDLRTANLNVEKFRTQYAISRNALLPSVGGNAGVSRSRGAQSENYSIGLGISSFELDLWGNVRNSKEAALEAYLAQASTRDATHLSIISSVAKAYFNEQAAQASMNLAERTLRTRQETYRLAQLRHKAGVISKLQLLEQESLIESAKSNYAEAVNSREQARNALELLISQAIPEDLPKPLALDKQFRIRNLPAGLSSDLLHNRPDIIAAEHSLKAANANIGAARAAYFPRISLTSTLGFAHPQLSNLFESANKSWNYGANASMPIFDWGSTTKNVELSKIAQEKALVEYEAAIESAFRDVSNALVARAALNSQYESNVAQNRAAAERLRLTRLRYQHGVSSSLDLLDAERSSYAAESDVLRNQLSLLENLADLYKVLGGGLKRHTSDDITVPEQMDAERSERKTNAVRELKDAVSDGVSHIKSDSKKVRATAREVIQDTREALRN, encoded by the coding sequence ATGAAAGCATACATTATGACAATGTTTAAACACACCATAACCGCAATCAGCATCAGCATTGCATTATCTGCATGTAATCTTGCCCCTAAATATGAGCAACCTAATATTGAATTGCCATCAACAACATTCAAATATGATGTACAACAAACTGAAATGGAAAGTATTCAGGCTGCCTCATTGGGTTGGAAAGATTATTTTGCCGACCCTCGTTTACACGCATTGATTGAATTGGCAATTCAAAACAACACCGATTTGCGTACCGCTAATTTAAATGTGGAAAAATTCCGCACACAATATGCCATTTCACGCAATGCATTGTTGCCCAGCGTAGGCGGTAATGCAGGTGTAAGTCGCAGCCGTGGTGCACAAAGCGAAAATTACAGTATCGGTTTGGGTATTTCCAGTTTTGAATTGGATTTATGGGGCAATGTCCGCAACAGTAAAGAAGCTGCATTGGAAGCATATCTTGCCCAAGCATCCACACGCGATGCCACTCATTTGAGCATTATTTCCAGCGTTGCCAAAGCCTATTTCAACGAGCAAGCAGCACAAGCATCTATGAATTTGGCAGAACGCACCTTGCGTACACGCCAAGAAACCTATCGCTTGGCACAACTGCGCCACAAAGCAGGCGTGATTTCCAAATTGCAATTATTGGAACAAGAAAGCCTGATTGAAAGCGCGAAATCCAATTATGCAGAGGCTGTCAATTCGAGAGAACAAGCGCGTAACGCATTGGAATTATTGATTAGCCAAGCCATTCCCGAAGATTTGCCTAAACCATTGGCATTGGATAAACAGTTCCGCATTCGTAATTTACCCGCAGGCTTGTCATCAGATTTATTGCATAATCGCCCTGACATCATTGCCGCAGAACACAGCCTGAAAGCTGCCAATGCTAATATCGGTGCAGCGCGTGCCGCTTATTTCCCACGCATTAGCTTAACAAGCACATTGGGTTTTGCTCATCCACAATTAAGCAATTTGTTTGAATCTGCCAATAAGTCATGGAACTATGGTGCAAATGCTTCCATGCCGATTTTTGACTGGGGTTCAACCACCAAAAATGTAGAATTAAGCAAAATTGCCCAAGAAAAAGCTCTTGTTGAGTATGAGGCTGCTATTGAAAGCGCATTCCGTGATGTATCCAACGCATTGGTTGCACGCGCAGCATTAAATAGCCAATATGAAAGCAATGTGGCACAAAATCGTGCAGCCGCTGAACGTTTGCGTTTGACACGCTTGCGTTATCAACATGGTGTGTCCAGTTCATTGGATTTATTGGATGCCGAACGCAGTAGCTATGCTGCTGAAAGCGACGTATTGCGAAACCAATTGAGTTTGCTGGAAAACTTGGCAGATTTGTACAAAGTATTGGGCGGCGGTTTGAAACGCCACACCAGCGATGATATAACTGTTCCCGAACAAATGGATGCCGAACGCAGTGAACGCAAAACCAATGCAGTGCGTGAATTGAAAGATGCAGTTAGCGATGGTGTGAGCCATATTAAATCGGATAGCAAAAAAGTGCGTGCTACGGCTCGTGAAGTGATACAAGATACCCGAGAGGCACTCCGTAACTAA
- a CDS encoding efflux RND transporter permease subunit: MAKFFIDRPIFAWVIAIFIMIAGVIGISRLPITQYPSVAAPKITLTAVYPGANAQVMEDSVLSVIERNMYGVEGLDYMSTSADSSGRGTVSLIFTPETNEDLAQMNVQNKLAEVTALLPATVQQNGVVVSKARSNFLMVVFLQSENKSAEELLDYSQRNVVPELQRIDGVGNVQLFGAQRAMRVWVDPAKLKNYDVSFADVTAAIQAQNAQLAVGSLGALPASEGQQISATITAEGQLKTPEEFGNILLKSNTSGANVYLRDVAEIKLGSQSYDAASYLNGKRAAGMAVSLSNSGNAMATATAVKAKMEQLQHYFPEGVTWSAPYDTSKFVELSIKKVVTTLLEAIVLVFIVMFIFLQNIRYTLIPTIVVPISLLGAFASISYLGMSINVMTMFAMVLVIGIVVDDAIVVVENVERIMAEEGLSPKQATKKAMRQISGAVVGITAVLISVFVPLSMLSGASGNIYRQFSLTMVFAIGFSAFLALTLTPALCATMLKPIKKGHNHTKTGFFGWFNRTFNSGTRTYSSWIAKTLRKAGTMFVVYVALAAVGVLLAMRLPSAFLPAEDQGNLMINVQLPAGATLERTEKTMNNIVGVAKSMPEVENVITVSGFSFAGSGQNMGLGFIILKDWSERTGKGSDAQSMEGKITGALMGGAIQDGFGLAINPPPIMELGNASGFSFYLQQRGTANHAELLARRNELLGKMRGNPQLFNVQNVRASGLEDAPQLKIEIDRMAAAANGVSFSSIRSVLGTALGSSYVNDFPNEGRLQRVIVQAAPKARMQPEDVLALTVPTADGTLIPLSSFMTARWENGIEQSVRFNGYPAMQLNGATVAGKTTGEAMAEVQRMVDELEGNYTLEWADQSREEAKGTSQQAIILGLAAVAVFLVLAALYESWSIPFAVVLVVPLGILGVALGAKLHGASRDLYFMIGMVTVMGLSAKNAILIIEFAKDLQAEGKSVAEAALRAAKLRFRPILMTSFAFILGVVPMYIATGASSASQRAIGTAVFWGMLIGTFLSVFLVPMFYIVVRKFFKGSNPVPVQGELDLFEDEEDMDN, translated from the coding sequence ATGGCTAAATTTTTTATTGATAGACCAATTTTCGCTTGGGTAATCGCGATTTTTATCATGATTGCAGGTGTGATTGGTATCAGCCGATTGCCGATTACTCAATATCCATCGGTGGCTGCACCTAAAATCACATTAACAGCGGTTTACCCTGGTGCTAATGCGCAAGTGATGGAAGACAGCGTATTGTCCGTCATTGAACGCAATATGTATGGTGTAGAAGGTTTGGACTATATGTCCACATCTGCCGATTCCAGCGGTAGAGGCACAGTGTCTTTAATATTTACACCTGAAACCAACGAAGATTTGGCACAGATGAATGTGCAAAATAAGTTGGCGGAAGTAACCGCATTGCTGCCTGCAACGGTGCAACAAAATGGTGTGGTTGTGTCTAAGGCACGTTCCAACTTTTTGATGGTGGTGTTTTTGCAAAGTGAAAACAAATCTGCTGAAGAGTTGTTGGATTATTCGCAACGCAACGTTGTGCCAGAATTGCAACGTATTGATGGTGTGGGCAATGTACAATTATTTGGTGCACAACGCGCGATGCGTGTTTGGGTTGACCCAGCCAAATTAAAAAACTATGACGTTTCATTTGCTGATGTAACCGCAGCAATTCAAGCACAAAATGCACAGTTGGCTGTGGGTTCATTGGGTGCTCTGCCTGCGAGTGAAGGTCAGCAAATCAGTGCAACCATTACTGCCGAAGGGCAACTGAAAACGCCAGAAGAGTTTGGCAATATTTTGTTGAAAAGCAATACCAGCGGTGCAAATGTGTATTTGCGCGATGTGGCAGAAATCAAATTGGGTAGCCAATCTTATGATGCAGCTTCCTATTTGAATGGCAAAAGAGCAGCAGGTATGGCAGTGTCTTTATCCAATAGTGGTAATGCTATGGCAACTGCAACTGCTGTCAAAGCCAAAATGGAACAGTTGCAACATTATTTTCCAGAAGGTGTAACATGGTCAGCGCCTTATGACACTTCAAAATTCGTGGAATTGTCCATCAAAAAAGTGGTTACCACTTTGCTGGAAGCGATTGTTTTGGTGTTTATCGTGATGTTTATTTTCTTGCAAAACATTCGCTATACGCTGATTCCAACGATTGTTGTACCCATTTCCTTGTTGGGTGCGTTTGCCTCCATTTCGTATTTGGGTATGTCCATTAACGTGATGACCATGTTTGCCATGGTATTGGTGATTGGTATTGTGGTGGACGATGCGATTGTTGTGGTGGAAAACGTGGAACGGATTATGGCGGAAGAAGGATTGTCGCCTAAACAAGCCACGAAAAAAGCCATGCGCCAAATTTCAGGTGCAGTAGTCGGGATTACCGCAGTATTGATTTCTGTATTTGTACCCTTGTCCATGTTAAGCGGTGCATCGGGTAATATTTATCGCCAATTCTCGCTGACAATGGTGTTTGCGATTGGATTTTCGGCATTCTTGGCTTTGACTTTAACGCCAGCCTTGTGTGCCACCATGTTAAAACCAATTAAAAAAGGACATAATCACACTAAAACAGGTTTCTTTGGTTGGTTTAACCGCACATTTAATTCAGGCACGCGTACTTATTCAAGTTGGATTGCCAAAACCTTGCGTAAGGCAGGCACTATGTTTGTGGTTTATGTTGCATTGGCTGCCGTAGGCGTGTTACTGGCAATGCGTTTGCCATCAGCATTCTTGCCAGCGGAAGACCAAGGTAACTTGATGATTAACGTACAGTTGCCAGCAGGTGCAACGCTGGAACGTACTGAAAAAACCATGAACAATATCGTGGGTGTAGCGAAATCCATGCCCGAAGTGGAAAACGTGATTACCGTATCAGGTTTCAGTTTTGCAGGCAGTGGTCAAAATATGGGTTTAGGCTTCATTATTTTGAAAGATTGGTCTGAACGAACTGGCAAAGGTAGCGATGCGCAATCTATGGAAGGTAAGATTACTGGCGCATTGATGGGCGGTGCCATTCAAGATGGTTTCGGTTTGGCAATTAATCCACCACCCATTATGGAATTGGGTAACGCATCAGGTTTCAGTTTTTATCTGCAACAACGCGGTACAGCAAATCATGCCGAATTATTGGCACGCCGTAATGAATTGTTGGGCAAAATGCGTGGTAATCCACAGCTATTTAATGTACAAAACGTGCGTGCATCGGGTTTGGAAGATGCGCCACAGTTAAAAATTGAAATTGACCGTATGGCAGCAGCAGCCAATGGCGTAAGTTTCAGTAGCATTCGTAGCGTATTAGGTACAGCTTTGGGTTCAAGTTATGTTAATGACTTCCCCAATGAAGGACGTTTGCAACGTGTGATTGTTCAGGCTGCCCCAAAAGCACGTATGCAGCCTGAAGATGTTTTGGCATTAACTGTGCCTACGGCTGATGGCACATTGATTCCCTTGTCCAGTTTTATGACTGCGCGTTGGGAAAACGGCATTGAACAAAGCGTGCGTTTCAACGGTTATCCAGCGATGCAATTGAATGGCGCAACGGTGGCAGGCAAAACCACAGGCGAAGCGATGGCAGAAGTGCAACGCATGGTGGACGAACTGGAAGGCAATTACACGCTGGAATGGGCAGACCAATCACGCGAAGAAGCCAAAGGAACATCGCAACAAGCCATTATTTTAGGCTTGGCAGCCGTTGCCGTATTCTTGGTATTGGCAGCTTTGTATGAAAGCTGGTCTATTCCATTTGCGGTGGTTTTGGTGGTGCCATTGGGTATTTTAGGCGTGGCATTGGGCGCAAAATTACACGGCGCATCACGCGACTTGTATTTTATGATTGGCATGGTAACCGTCATGGGTTTGAGTGCGAAAAACGCCATTCTGATTATTGAGTTTGCCAAAGATTTGCAAGCCGAAGGCAAAAGCGTAGCTGAAGCTGCATTACGTGCTGCCAAATTGCGTTTCCGCCCGATTTTGATGACATCGTTTGCCTTCATTTTGGGCGTCGTGCCGATGTATATCGCCACAGGCGCATCATCAGCCAGCCAACGCGCCATTGGTACAGCTGTGTTCTGGGGTATGCTGATTGGTACATTCCTGTCTGTATTCCTTGTGCCGATGTTCTACATTGTTGTGCGTAAATTCTTCAAAGGCAGCAATCCTGTTCCTGTTCAAGGCGAACTGGATTTGTTTGAAGATGAAGAAGATATGGACAATTAA